The proteins below are encoded in one region of Halocatena salina:
- a CDS encoding alkaline phosphatase family protein, whose amino-acid sequence MSRTFVVGLDGASWRLLDPWIEAGDLPNLALLRNEGVWAEHRSCLPPVTFPNWKCYSSGKDPGGFGVYWFERVDLANGEITTADSRDYRTAELWDYLNDAGLSTGVINMPTMYPPREIDGVLVCGGPATIEGEYRSIESGYTYPNDLADYLEAEFDYRVHPEPLISSNDERGAEVEEILSLLDARFEVALDLFEREELDFMHVTLFYLNVLHHFFWDDTPTKRAWTLVDEWLGRLSELEDTNLVVVSDHGSAATTTEFYINEWLAENGYQARQRTIEDLFRPLGINRENVLSVAKRIGIVDLLAETVPERIQQLVPQSAGVKRGRKLDAINLDGTKAVASAQGPIYLNPEFDTQSVAKQLIDDLKDVSDADGPLFTAVNHGHDVYTGPYTSEGPEIVVDQRPGVHVNDGVGGGTVQTGPDRWAAENTPHGIFLAAGPEFDEQGEIDPISILDIAPTLLVSAGSDVPSDMHGEVLPIFDSTPSWDRRDPIDPEKRDDPQQDDHVTDRLKQLGYME is encoded by the coding sequence ATGAGCCGGACGTTCGTCGTTGGTCTCGATGGAGCGAGTTGGCGGCTCCTAGACCCGTGGATCGAGGCGGGAGACCTCCCAAACCTCGCTTTACTCAGAAATGAAGGCGTGTGGGCCGAACACAGGAGCTGTCTTCCTCCAGTGACGTTTCCGAACTGGAAATGTTATTCGTCGGGAAAAGATCCAGGTGGCTTCGGCGTGTACTGGTTCGAGCGTGTCGATCTTGCCAACGGTGAGATCACGACGGCCGACAGCCGGGACTACCGAACCGCTGAGCTGTGGGATTATCTCAATGATGCAGGCCTGTCGACCGGTGTGATCAACATGCCGACGATGTATCCGCCCCGCGAAATCGATGGGGTCCTCGTTTGTGGCGGTCCAGCGACGATCGAAGGTGAGTATCGGTCGATCGAGTCGGGGTACACCTATCCCAACGATCTCGCAGACTATCTCGAAGCGGAGTTCGACTACCGCGTCCATCCCGAGCCACTCATCTCCTCAAACGATGAGCGTGGCGCGGAAGTCGAGGAAATCCTTTCGCTGTTGGACGCGCGCTTTGAGGTCGCGCTCGATCTCTTCGAACGCGAAGAGCTGGATTTCATGCACGTAACGCTGTTCTATCTCAACGTGCTCCATCACTTCTTCTGGGACGACACGCCGACCAAACGGGCGTGGACGCTCGTCGATGAGTGGCTTGGACGACTCTCCGAGCTGGAAGATACGAATCTCGTCGTCGTCTCCGATCACGGGAGCGCAGCGACCACGACGGAGTTTTACATCAACGAATGGCTCGCCGAAAACGGATATCAGGCGCGCCAGCGCACGATTGAGGATCTGTTCCGTCCGCTGGGTATCAACCGTGAAAACGTCCTTTCCGTGGCGAAACGGATAGGAATCGTGGATCTGCTAGCCGAAACGGTTCCAGAACGCATCCAACAGCTGGTGCCTCAGAGTGCAGGCGTCAAACGGGGGCGCAAGCTCGATGCGATCAATCTAGACGGAACGAAAGCTGTGGCGAGCGCCCAAGGTCCGATCTATCTCAATCCCGAGTTCGACACTCAGTCGGTGGCAAAACAGCTCATCGACGATCTCAAGGACGTCTCCGATGCGGACGGACCGTTGTTCACTGCCGTCAATCACGGCCACGATGTCTACACAGGACCGTACACCTCCGAAGGTCCCGAAATCGTCGTGGATCAGCGGCCGGGCGTCCACGTCAATGACGGCGTCGGTGGGGGAACGGTCCAGACGGGACCCGACCGCTGGGCCGCCGAAAACACGCCCCATGGCATCTTTCTCGCCGCTGGACCTGAGTTCGACGAACAAGGCGAGATCGATCCAATCAGCATCCTCGACATTGCACCCACATTGCTCGTCTCCGCCGGTAGCGATGTTCCATCCGATATGCATGGTGAGGTGCTCCCGATCTTCGATTCGACGCCGTCCTGGGACAGAAGGGATCCGATCGATCCCGAGAAACGGGACGACCCACAACAGGACGACCACGTCACTGATCGGCTCAAACAACTCGGCTACATGGAGTGA
- a CDS encoding lysylphosphatidylglycerol synthase transmembrane domain-containing protein, with translation MGLISGSSYRWLLKLFQYALGGAALLWLVVNAEWERVLTVIDGIHYGVVAVILAASVAETLCRFSMWHVLLNGVSTTPFSTAARTTLITNFVNQILPSRLSGRSIAPLVLRHYTRYDWSEVVTIAGVHTALYAVCNGFVAAIGLAFFLPEFSPGLLIVLAGSIALYLFVGVGSLLAGWQFDSVTQIIGNVRSRLERIPLVSGGFSAVAGRLPSFSDGVADVFDTLLTDHRVIGLYTGGWIASRMVFPGLRVGLLLDALNVGFSPVMLPVVLVTAYSVTLLPITPGGIGVAEASATLVFGALGVAEPIIAPVILVDRFLSVYLPSLAGWYPVTRLDLTAIAAGEQ, from the coding sequence ATGGGATTGATCTCGGGATCGAGCTACCGGTGGCTGCTCAAACTGTTTCAGTACGCGCTCGGTGGAGCTGCGTTGCTCTGGTTGGTCGTCAACGCCGAATGGGAGCGTGTTCTGACAGTGATAGACGGAATACACTACGGCGTCGTGGCCGTGATTCTCGCCGCAAGCGTTGCAGAAACCCTCTGTCGGTTCTCGATGTGGCACGTGTTGCTCAACGGCGTCAGCACGACACCGTTTTCCACTGCGGCTCGCACGACGTTGATCACCAACTTCGTTAACCAGATCCTCCCATCACGCTTGTCCGGTCGGTCGATCGCACCTCTCGTCCTCCGTCATTACACCCGGTACGACTGGAGTGAGGTCGTCACGATCGCCGGCGTTCATACGGCGCTGTACGCCGTTTGTAACGGTTTCGTCGCGGCGATCGGACTGGCGTTCTTTTTGCCTGAATTTTCTCCCGGACTGTTGATCGTACTCGCTGGTTCGATCGCGCTGTATCTCTTCGTCGGCGTCGGTTCCTTGCTAGCTGGCTGGCAGTTCGACAGTGTCACCCAGATTATCGGCAACGTTCGTAGTCGACTCGAACGGATACCGTTGGTTTCAGGGGGTTTCTCTGCGGTGGCGGGACGACTACCCTCGTTCAGCGACGGGGTTGCCGACGTGTTCGACACGCTGCTGACCGATCATCGCGTTATCGGACTGTACACCGGCGGATGGATCGCGTCACGAATGGTCTTTCCAGGGCTGCGAGTGGGGCTGTTGCTTGACGCGCTCAACGTCGGATTCTCTCCGGTGATGCTGCCAGTCGTGTTGGTGACGGCCTATAGCGTGACGTTGCTACCCATCACGCCCGGTGGAATCGGCGTCGCGGAAGCATCCGCAACGCTCGTATTCGGCGCACTCGGCGTAGCTGAGCCGATCATCGCGCCGGTGATCCTCGTCGATCGCTTTCTCAGCGTCTACCTCCCCTCGCTCGCTGGCTGGTATCCCGTCACGCGTCTCGACCTCACCGCGATCGCGGCCGGAGAGCAGTAG
- a CDS encoding DUF7475 family protein, with the protein MSNSQAATTGKSSTFTGLPSGIVPYVAILAALVSAAIHLWLAPVVIEFDTMQAVLFVLAALGFIGGIGVFLTRYWRQEFYPVAILFSLAQIIAFFVLEGPLSNLAIASKTAEAVFIVAAAYLYVSGGRGDQAVTSSQPES; encoded by the coding sequence ATGTCTAACAGCCAAGCAGCTACCACAGGAAAATCGTCTACATTCACCGGGCTTCCGTCGGGTATCGTTCCGTACGTAGCCATCCTCGCTGCACTCGTCTCAGCCGCCATTCACTTGTGGCTCGCCCCAGTGGTGATCGAGTTCGATACGATGCAAGCGGTCCTGTTCGTTCTGGCCGCGCTCGGGTTTATCGGCGGAATCGGTGTGTTTCTGACCCGGTACTGGCGGCAGGAGTTTTATCCGGTTGCGATCTTGTTCTCGCTCGCCCAAATTATCGCGTTTTTCGTGTTGGAAGGACCACTCAGCAATCTCGCGATCGCCTCGAAAACGGCCGAAGCCGTCTTCATCGTCGCCGCAGCGTATCTCTACGTGAGTGGTGGGCGCGGGGACCAGGCAGTCACTTCCTCTCAGCCGGAGTCCTGA
- a CDS encoding penicillin acylase family protein produces MNDAMPSVELLTDVHDVTHVYVDGTDDYVEEEELYALSYANGYVQARDRLFEMDALRHIGYGDSASVLGPMQLASDIQVRRDLYTREELNAQYEAASTTVQVSLQGFADGVNRQLIQRLVDRELPAEFVALGHPPEPWSPVDSIAVVAYMVGYFGVDGGTELKNAETFAQLTDSLGDERAAYEAYEDLNWLSVPENHYTTIDASELTVTDSESIPDYETVPDEQIALAHAAADTTPWGIDGDLLDGATPSVRRAIGALSGFRWGSNALAVDGEHTETGAPMLFGGPQMGYFAPPVIHEIGLHGAGFDVAGIGVVGTPGVVIGRTPEFAWSVTSGYDDQVDTIAVELHPEDRHRYRWNGEWRRMETETVVHRPSMLGALSNGDRPRGAVEQEIARIEERGDSMPVIAWNPDERIAWCQRTTTRGNELTGVFQWAELGRQESFEEFETQLAEFPFTFNFIYADDEAIAYVHTGSVPDRNDALDPRFPAPGSTHRWKSITTGTGLTMSVRDPERGYVAQWNNAPAAGWRAGDVAGRWGSIHRVELLDRVTRDTVDDGPLSIEDVAGIVQKTATRSPIANATTPAFIEAAREGGMDALGNELERWANAEYTWRTENGRHHPGLVIWETVRQELQELAFEEELGKLAPTLQFDPPTEIDLDENEDPHAGDHGRALREVTIADALAERTNHEWLGENPDGTVRTAIERARNSLADRFGTDDPTAWRMERRTTGFKAISAADGPEIDLVNRGSWNFLVSLGTGAGRSVLAPGNSGHLSVGELFGTIRGSPPDRLTDQLELYERFEYKPFPVERAAVVANAERSGDLSVWRRSGANGQAFALLSRWLRN; encoded by the coding sequence CGGCGCGATCTCTACACCCGTGAAGAACTCAACGCCCAGTACGAGGCTGCGAGTACTACTGTGCAGGTGTCGCTACAAGGGTTTGCCGACGGCGTGAACCGACAGCTCATACAGCGCCTCGTTGACCGGGAGCTCCCGGCCGAATTCGTTGCGCTGGGCCATCCCCCTGAACCATGGTCACCGGTCGACAGCATTGCAGTGGTGGCGTACATGGTCGGCTACTTCGGTGTTGACGGCGGCACGGAGCTGAAAAACGCAGAGACGTTCGCCCAGCTGACCGACAGCCTCGGCGATGAACGAGCGGCCTATGAAGCCTACGAGGATCTGAACTGGCTGTCAGTTCCCGAAAACCACTACACCACGATCGACGCGTCGGAACTGACGGTGACGGACAGTGAATCGATTCCCGACTACGAGACCGTTCCCGACGAACAGATAGCGCTCGCACACGCCGCAGCTGACACAACACCATGGGGCATCGACGGCGACCTGCTCGATGGAGCCACCCCGTCGGTCCGTCGGGCGATCGGCGCGCTCTCTGGCTTTCGGTGGGGGAGCAACGCACTCGCCGTCGACGGAGAACACACCGAAACGGGAGCACCGATGCTGTTCGGTGGTCCACAGATGGGGTATTTCGCCCCACCAGTGATTCACGAGATCGGGCTGCACGGCGCGGGGTTCGACGTTGCGGGAATCGGTGTCGTCGGTACGCCCGGAGTGGTGATCGGCCGGACACCCGAGTTCGCATGGAGCGTCACCAGCGGCTACGACGATCAGGTCGACACGATCGCTGTCGAACTCCATCCCGAGGACCGACACCGATACCGATGGAACGGGGAATGGCGACGGATGGAAACCGAAACGGTCGTCCACCGTCCATCGATGCTCGGTGCACTCAGCAATGGCGATCGGCCACGAGGCGCTGTTGAGCAGGAGATCGCCCGCATCGAGGAACGAGGGGATTCGATGCCCGTCATCGCGTGGAACCCCGACGAACGGATCGCGTGGTGTCAACGCACCACGACGCGCGGTAACGAACTAACTGGCGTGTTCCAGTGGGCCGAACTCGGTCGACAGGAAAGCTTTGAGGAGTTCGAAACCCAACTCGCTGAGTTCCCGTTCACGTTCAACTTCATCTACGCCGATGACGAAGCGATCGCGTACGTTCACACCGGATCGGTCCCGGATCGAAACGATGCGCTCGATCCCCGATTTCCTGCACCCGGCTCGACCCACCGTTGGAAGTCGATCACAACCGGAACGGGGCTGACGATGTCCGTTCGAGATCCCGAGCGGGGATACGTTGCCCAGTGGAACAACGCGCCAGCCGCGGGATGGCGGGCCGGCGATGTCGCGGGACGCTGGGGATCGATCCATCGCGTCGAACTGCTCGACCGGGTGACACGGGACACGGTCGACGACGGACCGCTCTCGATCGAGGACGTCGCGGGGATCGTTCAAAAAACCGCGACCCGGAGTCCGATCGCAAACGCGACGACACCGGCGTTCATCGAAGCCGCTCGTGAGGGAGGAATGGACGCACTCGGGAACGAGCTCGAACGATGGGCGAACGCGGAGTACACGTGGCGTACCGAGAACGGTCGCCACCATCCCGGTCTCGTCATTTGGGAAACGGTTCGTCAGGAGCTACAAGAACTCGCTTTCGAGGAGGAACTCGGGAAGCTCGCGCCTACCCTCCAGTTCGACCCACCAACGGAAATCGATCTCGACGAAAACGAGGATCCCCACGCCGGCGACCACGGTCGAGCGTTGCGGGAAGTGACCATCGCCGATGCGCTTGCCGAACGCACGAATCACGAGTGGCTCGGCGAGAATCCTGATGGCACCGTCCGGACGGCGATCGAACGCGCACGGAACAGTTTAGCCGATCGGTTCGGTACTGACGACCCGACAGCGTGGCGGATGGAACGACGGACGACCGGCTTCAAGGCGATCTCCGCGGCGGATGGGCCGGAGATCGATCTCGTCAATCGCGGGAGCTGGAACTTCCTCGTGTCGTTGGGCACTGGAGCCGGCCGATCCGTCCTGGCCCCCGGGAATTCGGGACATCTCTCCGTCGGTGAGCTTTTCGGGACGATCAGGGGATCGCCACCGGATCGACTCACCGATCAGCTCGAACTGTACGAACGCTTCGAGTACAAGCCGTTCCCAGTCGAGCGGGCGGCCGTCGTGGCCAACGCCGAGCGGAGCGGCGATCTCTCCGTATGGCGTCGATCGGGAGCCAACGGTCAGGCGTTCGCATTGCTCTCTCGATGGCTCCGAAACTGA